The following proteins are co-located in the Trichormus variabilis 0441 genome:
- the cas2 gene encoding CRISPR-associated endonuclease Cas2 produces the protein MYLVISYDVPEDKRRTKIHKVLKSYGQWMQYSVFECDLTPTQYAKLRSRLAKLIKPDQDSIRFYHLCACCQGKVERIGGEMPIDTTVFFA, from the coding sequence ATGTATTTAGTAATTTCCTACGATGTACCAGAAGATAAACGCCGTACTAAAATTCACAAGGTTCTTAAATCTTACGGACAGTGGATGCAGTATTCCGTTTTTGAATGTGACCTGACACCTACTCAGTATGCTAAACTGCGATCGCGCCTAGCCAAACTCATCAAACCAGACCAAGACAGCATCCGTTTTTATCACCTCTGTGCTTGCTGTCAAGGAAAAGTTGAGCGCATCGGCGGCGAAATGCCAATAGACACTACCGTATTTTTTGCTTAA